GTTGTCTCTGAATGTAAGCATAGAAGATGCAATTTCAGACTTTGCAGACCGCTCTGATATAGATGACATAAAAAACTTCTCAGATGTAATTATAATATGCAAAAGGACTGGTGGAAATCTCGTTGAAGCAATTAAGAACTCATCAAGAATAATAAGTGAAAAAATCGAAATGAAACAGGAAATAGAGACATTACTTTCATCCAGAAAATTTGAACAGAAAATTCTAAATATTATGCCTATTGCAATGATTTTTATTTTGTCAACAACTGCGGCAGAATATATAAAGCCAGTATTTATTACTACTACCGGCAGAATATCCGTAACACTGTGTCTGATTCTTCTGATAGTTGCATATTTTATTTCAAATAAAATAATGAATATAAAATTGTGAGGTATTATGTTAAGAATATGGATTTTAACTGGAATTGTTTTAATTGTTTACATAATAACTATTATCGTCATTTTAATTAAAAATTATTCTAATTATTCTGAATACTGTGGTGTTTTAAATTCAAAGGAGTATCCGCTAAAAAGATTACTGCCTTTTGGGCTGTTTATATTGGATAAATTCAGCTATTCCTTTAATTCGGCCTATGACAGAAGGACTATTGTAAAGATTAGTGAAATATATGGACAGGAATATTCAGCATTTTATATACGAATATTTCATGCAAAGAAAATTGTACTTATGGCTTTAATTATTCCCGGTGAATTACTTGTGGGGATTTTATCTAATTACCAGGCTGTATTTAATATTTACATAACGTTTTTATTCGGGATAATGATAATTCTGGATGATACCAGGCTAACCAGCCAGGTTAAAAAACGTCGTCTGGAAATACAGTTAGAGTTTCCTGATTTTATAAATAAACTTACATTGTTACTTAATGCAGGACTGACAATGTCAAAGGCCTGGGAAAAAATTTCTTTGGACAGCAAAAAGAAGTGTGCTTTCTATAAAGAAGTGGAAAAAACAGTATCTCAGCTCAAAACAGGGGTAAGTGAATCAGAGGCATTCGGAGAATTTGCAAAAAGATTAAAAACACCTGAAATATCAAGAGTTATGTCAACAATTATTCAAAACACAAAAAAAGGAGGGAGCGAACTTGTAATGACGTTAAAGCTTCAGTCTAATGAAAGCTGGGAAATTCGAAAAAATGCAGTAAGGAGACTTGGAGAAGAAGCCTCTACAAAGCTTCTGTTTCCAATGATGATTATGTTTTTTGCAATAATTATCATTGTAGTTACACCTGCATTAATATCTATGCAGGGAATATCAAATTTTTAGAAAATCAATTTTAACGGTATAAACGGATAAGGAGGATTAAAATGATTGCAGCATTAAAAAGATTTATAAGAGAAGAAGATGGCATGGTTATACTACAAAATATTTAATTGTCTTAGTTATTATTATTATACAAAAATTATTTTTGACTTATTTATTAACATAGTTATTATATATAGAAAAATAAAGACAATAAGTATTAATGTACATATAATCATTTATAAAAAAATTTATTATAAGCACGATTTGAAATGTCTGGATTAGAGTATTCTTAATTTATTATCAGGGTATATTGAAAGTTACAAAACTTAATAATCAAATACTGATGTAGTCTTATTTAATAAAACTAATGAAGGAAATGGATAATTAATTGATCTTTCCTGGGGGGAATGTTATGAAAACTAAAACGATTATGGGAGTTGACTTTGGAGTCGCAAATATCATGTATATAGCCTTTAATAATAATTATTATCACTACTCATTTGTATCTGCACCAGTAATAAAAAAAGGAAGGAAACTAATAAAA
This region of Clostridium sp. BNL1100 genomic DNA includes:
- a CDS encoding type II secretion system F family protein; the encoded protein is MVDYNEYSIPLQIKLLYALSAAAVVFAVSYMFYRSIVISMVISPLGIFYLKYKRKQIIHKRKRELNLQFKDLLISLASSLSAGKPLEKSFVGALSDLYVLYPSDDAHIVRETKIIINKLSLNVSIEDAISDFADRSDIDDIKNFSDVIIICKRTGGNLVEAIKNSSRIISEKIEMKQEIETLLSSRKFEQKILNIMPIAMIFILSTTAAEYIKPVFITTTGRISVTLCLILLIVAYFISNKIMNIKL
- a CDS encoding type II secretion system F family protein, whose product is MLRIWILTGIVLIVYIITIIVILIKNYSNYSEYCGVLNSKEYPLKRLLPFGLFILDKFSYSFNSAYDRRTIVKISEIYGQEYSAFYIRIFHAKKIVLMALIIPGELLVGILSNYQAVFNIYITFLFGIMIILDDTRLTSQVKKRRLEIQLEFPDFINKLTLLLNAGLTMSKAWEKISLDSKKKCAFYKEVEKTVSQLKTGVSESEAFGEFAKRLKTPEISRVMSTIIQNTKKGGSELVMTLKLQSNESWEIRKNAVRRLGEEASTKLLFPMMIMFFAIIIIVVTPALISMQGISNF